A part of Streptomyces sp. NBC_00557 genomic DNA contains:
- a CDS encoding winged helix-turn-helix transcriptional regulator: MTASTQDHEDLAYNVFAKACPSRGTLEHVTGRWGGLTLGALYEGSLRFNELRRRVDGVSEKMLSQTLHALERDGLVHREAQPTNPPRVDYELTPLGRQVAERLLALIHCVEGAMDDVLAARARYDETRGAR; encoded by the coding sequence ATGACCGCCAGCACCCAGGACCACGAGGACCTCGCGTACAACGTCTTCGCCAAGGCGTGCCCGTCGCGCGGCACGCTGGAGCACGTCACGGGCCGCTGGGGCGGGCTGACGCTCGGCGCGCTGTACGAGGGCTCGCTGCGCTTCAACGAGCTGCGCCGGCGCGTCGACGGCGTGAGCGAGAAGATGCTGTCCCAGACGCTGCACGCGCTGGAACGCGACGGCCTGGTGCACCGCGAGGCGCAGCCGACCAACCCGCCGCGCGTGGACTACGAACTGACCCCCCTGGGCCGCCAGGTGGCCGAGCGGCTGCTGGCGCTCATCCACTGCGTGGAGGGCGCCATGGACGACGTCCTCGCGGCACGCGCGCGTTACGACGAGACGCGCGGCGCCCGCTGA
- a CDS encoding flavodoxin family protein: MTTPVVSIAYHSGYGHTAVLAEAVRTGAAGAGAQVHLIKVDEITDAQWETLDRSDAIVFGSPTYMGTASGAFHVFAEATSKRWFGQDWKDKLAAGFTNSGSKSGDKLHTLQFFQILAAQHGMNWINLGLHPGWNSSAGSENDLNRLGVFAGAAAQTNVDEGPDAVHKSDIATAEHLGRRVAEAARAFTRGRAAA; the protein is encoded by the coding sequence GTGACCACCCCTGTCGTTTCCATCGCCTACCACTCCGGCTACGGCCACACCGCCGTCCTCGCCGAGGCCGTCCGCACCGGCGCCGCCGGGGCGGGCGCCCAGGTGCACCTGATCAAGGTCGACGAGATCACCGACGCCCAGTGGGAGACGCTGGACCGCTCCGACGCGATCGTCTTCGGCTCGCCCACCTACATGGGCACCGCCTCCGGCGCCTTCCACGTGTTCGCCGAGGCCACCTCCAAGCGCTGGTTCGGCCAGGACTGGAAGGACAAGCTGGCCGCCGGCTTCACCAACTCCGGTTCCAAGAGCGGCGACAAGCTGCACACCCTGCAGTTCTTCCAGATCCTCGCCGCGCAGCACGGGATGAACTGGATCAACCTCGGCCTGCACCCCGGCTGGAACAGCAGCGCGGGCTCCGAGAACGACCTCAACCGCCTCGGCGTCTTCGCCGGCGCGGCCGCCCAGACCAACGTGGACGAGGGCCCGGACGCCGTGCACAAGTCCGACATCGCCACCGCCGAGCATCTGGGCCGCCGGGTGGCGGAGGCGGCCCGGGCGTTCACGCGCGGCCGCGCCGCCGCGTAA
- a CDS encoding CAP domain-containing protein yields MGRNISPYAGDRAPRNLAPSAGRQAAPRGIAPYLNPETYTPASGLRPLDDADATTQAHAHLFADPDGGPGGPGGDDVAPASAHSPGHRRRKKSARPVRTGLLGVSAAVALGTAAVATGVVPGLQNYKLGGGTQTTGGDRVQAANAPGNTAAEQGGSSGSADSPGGAAGAGPASTAPGSPSRSASSSASASPSPSASTSASPTPAPSKTASRKPATATPAGKTRTTPSRKASKSPAAGAPGTASAASAAEAQVLKLVNEERAKVGCSPLTASSSLSRLAESFSDDMAARGFFDHTDPDGKSPWDRAAAAGIANLGGENIARGQSDAAAVMQAWMNSPGHRANILNCDFKTLGVGVHFGPGGPWWTQDFGY; encoded by the coding sequence ATGGGCCGGAACATCTCGCCTTACGCAGGCGACCGCGCGCCTCGCAACCTCGCGCCGTCCGCCGGCCGCCAGGCGGCCCCCCGGGGCATCGCGCCGTATCTGAACCCGGAGACCTACACCCCGGCGAGCGGTCTGCGGCCGCTGGACGACGCCGACGCGACCACGCAGGCGCACGCCCACCTGTTCGCGGACCCGGACGGCGGCCCGGGCGGACCCGGAGGCGATGACGTCGCCCCGGCGAGCGCCCACTCCCCCGGCCACCGGCGCCGCAAGAAGAGCGCGCGGCCAGTCCGCACGGGCCTGCTCGGGGTGTCCGCGGCCGTCGCCCTCGGTACGGCCGCGGTGGCGACGGGGGTGGTGCCGGGCCTGCAGAACTACAAGCTCGGCGGCGGCACGCAGACCACCGGCGGGGACCGGGTGCAGGCGGCGAACGCGCCGGGCAACACGGCCGCCGAGCAGGGCGGCAGCTCGGGCAGCGCCGACAGTCCCGGGGGCGCGGCCGGCGCCGGCCCGGCCTCCACGGCCCCCGGCTCGCCGAGCCGGTCGGCTTCCTCGTCGGCGTCGGCGTCGCCTTCGCCGTCGGCGTCGACGTCGGCCTCCCCCACGCCCGCCCCCTCGAAGACGGCGAGCAGGAAGCCGGCTACGGCGACGCCGGCCGGCAAGACCCGGACCACCCCGTCGCGTAAGGCGAGCAAGTCGCCCGCGGCCGGCGCTCCGGGGACGGCGTCGGCGGCGAGCGCCGCCGAGGCGCAGGTGCTGAAGCTCGTCAACGAGGAGCGGGCGAAGGTCGGCTGCAGCCCGCTGACGGCGAGCTCCTCGCTGAGCCGGCTGGCCGAGTCGTTCAGCGACGACATGGCGGCGCGGGGCTTCTTCGACCACACCGACCCCGACGGCAAGTCGCCGTGGGACCGGGCGGCCGCGGCGGGCATAGCCAACCTCGGCGGCGAGAACATAGCGCGCGGCCAGTCCGACGCGGCGGCCGTGATGCAGGCCTGGATGAACAGCCCCGGCCACCGCGCCAACATACTGAACTGCGACTTCAAGACCCTGGGCGTCGGCGTCCACTTCGGCCCGGGCGGCCCCTGGTGGACACAGGACTTCGGCTACTGA
- a CDS encoding sugar porter family MFS transporter produces the protein MTSTTQAPQSGVRTAQPEHLGHVIFIAAAAAMGGFLFGYDSSVINGAVEAIRTKYDIGSAALAQVIAIALIGCAVGAATAGRIADRIGRIRCMQIAAVLFTISAVGSALPFALWDLALWRIVGGFAIGMASVIGPAYIAEVAPPAYRGRLGSFQQAAIVVGIAVSQLVNWGLLNAAGGDQRGHLMGLEAWQVMLGVMVVPAVLYGLLSFAIPESPRFLISVGKHERAREILAEVEGESTDLNARVAEIELAMKSEHKSTFKDLLGGGFFFKPIVWIGIGLSVFQQFVGINVAFYYSSTLWQSVGVDPTDSFFYSFTTSIINIVGTVIAMIFVDRVGRKPLALIGSIGMAVGLALEAWAFSSHLVDGKLPATQGWVALIAAHVFVLFFALSWGVVVWVMLGEMFPNKIRAAALGVAAAAQWIANWAITASFPSLADWNLSGTYVIYTVCAALSVPFVLKFVKETKGKSLEEMG, from the coding sequence GTGACCAGCACTACGCAGGCACCTCAGTCAGGAGTCAGGACGGCTCAACCCGAGCATCTCGGGCACGTCATCTTCATCGCGGCCGCCGCCGCCATGGGCGGTTTCCTCTTCGGTTACGACAGCTCCGTCATCAACGGCGCGGTCGAGGCCATCCGCACCAAGTACGACATCGGCTCCGCGGCCCTCGCCCAGGTCATCGCGATCGCCCTGATCGGCTGTGCCGTCGGCGCCGCGACCGCCGGCCGCATAGCCGACCGGATCGGCCGTATCCGCTGCATGCAGATCGCCGCCGTCCTCTTCACGATCAGCGCCGTCGGCTCCGCGCTGCCCTTCGCGCTGTGGGACCTCGCCCTCTGGCGCATCGTCGGCGGCTTCGCCATCGGCATGGCCTCCGTCATCGGCCCCGCCTACATCGCCGAGGTCGCCCCGCCCGCCTACCGCGGCCGGCTCGGCTCCTTCCAGCAGGCCGCGATCGTCGTCGGCATCGCCGTCTCCCAGCTGGTCAACTGGGGCCTGCTCAACGCCGCGGGCGGCGACCAGCGCGGTCACCTGATGGGTCTGGAGGCCTGGCAGGTCATGCTCGGCGTGATGGTCGTCCCGGCCGTCCTCTACGGCCTGCTCTCCTTCGCGATCCCCGAGTCCCCGCGCTTCCTGATCTCGGTCGGCAAGCACGAGCGCGCCCGTGAGATCCTCGCCGAGGTCGAGGGCGAGAGCACCGACCTGAACGCCCGCGTCGCCGAGATCGAACTGGCGATGAAGAGCGAGCACAAGTCCACGTTCAAGGACCTGCTCGGCGGTGGCTTCTTCTTCAAGCCGATCGTCTGGATCGGCATCGGCCTCTCGGTCTTCCAGCAGTTCGTCGGCATCAACGTCGCGTTCTACTACTCCTCCACCCTGTGGCAGTCGGTGGGCGTCGACCCGACGGACTCGTTCTTCTACTCCTTCACGACGTCGATCATCAACATCGTCGGCACCGTGATCGCGATGATCTTCGTCGACCGCGTCGGCCGCAAGCCGCTCGCACTCATCGGCTCGATCGGCATGGCCGTCGGCCTGGCGCTGGAGGCCTGGGCGTTCTCGTCCCACCTGGTCGACGGCAAGCTCCCCGCCACCCAGGGCTGGGTCGCGCTGATCGCCGCCCACGTCTTCGTCCTCTTCTTCGCCCTCTCCTGGGGCGTGGTGGTCTGGGTCATGCTCGGCGAGATGTTCCCGAACAAGATCCGCGCCGCCGCCCTGGGCGTGGCCGCCGCCGCGCAGTGGATCGCCAACTGGGCCATCACCGCGAGCTTCCCGTCCCTGGCCGACTGGAACCTCTCCGGCACCTACGTGATCTACACGGTCTGCGCCGCGCTCTCCGTCCCCTTCGTCCTGAAGTTCGTCAAGGAGACGAAGGGCAAGTCCCTGGAGGAGATGGGCTGA
- the rpmF gene encoding 50S ribosomal protein L32 translates to MAVPKRKMSRSNTRHRRSQWKAAVPTLVACERCHEPKQQHIACPSCGTYNKRQVLEV, encoded by the coding sequence GTGGCTGTTCCGAAGCGGAAGATGTCGCGCAGCAACACGCGCCACCGCCGGTCGCAGTGGAAGGCTGCGGTCCCCACCCTGGTTGCGTGCGAGCGCTGCCACGAGCCCAAGCAGCAGCACATCGCGTGCCCGTCTTGCGGCACCTACAACAAGCGCCAGGTCCTCGAAGTCTGA
- the mutM gene encoding bifunctional DNA-formamidopyrimidine glycosylase/DNA-(apurinic or apyrimidinic site) lyase, which translates to MPELPEVEVVRRGLERWVAHRTVAEAEVLHPRAVRRHIAGADDFAHRLKGHHIGTPSRRGKYLWLPLEETNQSVLAHLGMSGQLLVQPHEAPDEKHLRVRIRFADSLGTELRFVDQRTFGGLSLHDNTLEGLPDVIAHIARDPLDPLFDDEAFHLALRRKRTTIKRALLDQSLISGVGNIYADEALWRARIHYERPTANFTRPVTAGLLGHVRDVMNAALAVGGTSFDSLYVNVNGESGYFDRSLDAYGREGEPCKRCGTPIRRRPWMNRSSYFCPRCQRAPRVSS; encoded by the coding sequence ATGCCCGAGTTGCCCGAGGTCGAGGTCGTCCGGCGCGGCCTGGAGCGCTGGGTCGCCCACCGCACCGTCGCCGAGGCCGAGGTGCTGCACCCGCGCGCCGTACGCCGGCACATCGCGGGCGCCGACGACTTCGCGCACCGGCTCAAGGGCCACCACATCGGCACCCCCAGCCGCCGCGGCAAGTACCTGTGGCTGCCGCTGGAGGAGACCAACCAGTCCGTCCTCGCCCACCTCGGCATGAGCGGCCAGCTGCTGGTGCAGCCGCACGAGGCGCCGGACGAGAAGCACCTGCGCGTCCGGATCCGGTTCGCCGACTCGCTCGGCACCGAACTGCGCTTCGTCGATCAGCGCACCTTCGGCGGGCTCTCGTTGCACGACAACACCCTCGAGGGCCTGCCCGACGTCATCGCGCACATCGCCCGCGACCCCCTGGACCCGCTCTTCGACGACGAGGCCTTCCACCTGGCGCTGCGCCGCAAGCGGACCACCATCAAGCGGGCCCTGCTGGACCAGTCGCTGATCAGCGGGGTCGGCAACATCTACGCGGACGAGGCCCTGTGGCGCGCCCGCATCCACTACGAACGCCCCACGGCGAACTTCACCCGCCCCGTCACCGCCGGACTCCTCGGCCACGTCCGGGACGTGATGAACGCGGCCCTCGCCGTCGGCGGCACCAGCTTCGACAGCCTGTACGTCAACGTCAACGGCGAGTCGGGCTACTTCGACCGGTCCCTGGACGCGTACGGCCGCGAGGGCGAGCCCTGCAAGCGGTGCGGCACCCCGATCCGCCGCCGGCCCTGGATGAACCGCTCCAGCTACTTCTGCCCGAGGTGTCAGCGGGCGCCGCGCGTCTCGTCGTAA
- a CDS encoding acylphosphatase, giving the protein MSEDVRLVAWVRGRVQGVGFRWFTRAKALEIGGLSGFALNLADGRVQVVAEGSRENCEDLLDWLQGDDTPGRVDGVTEIWDTPRGGYDGFAIR; this is encoded by the coding sequence ATGAGCGAAGACGTACGGCTGGTCGCCTGGGTGCGGGGACGCGTCCAAGGTGTGGGTTTCCGCTGGTTCACACGCGCCAAGGCGCTGGAGATCGGCGGCCTGAGTGGTTTTGCTCTCAATCTGGCCGACGGCCGGGTCCAGGTGGTCGCGGAGGGCTCGCGCGAGAACTGCGAGGACCTCCTGGACTGGCTCCAGGGCGACGACACGCCCGGGCGCGTGGACGGAGTCACCGAGATCTGGGACACACCCCGCGGCGGCTACGACGGCTTCGCCATCCGCTGA
- the rnc gene encoding ribonuclease III has translation MRGTVSSPKKAEDAKADAPAKKKADNQASSHTLLEGRLGYKVESALLVRALTHRSYAYENGGLPTNERLEFLGDSVLGLVVTDTLYRTHPDLPEGQLAKLRAAVVNSRALAEVGRGLDLGSFIRLGRGEEGTGGRDKASILADTLEAVIGAVYLDQGLDSASELVHRLFDPLIEKSSNLGAGLDWKTSLQELTATEGLGVPEYLVTETGPDHEKTFTAAARVGGVSYGTGTGRSKKEAEQQAAESAWRAIKAAADERAKAAREAQEADEAAKEAVKDGESSSAPA, from the coding sequence GTGAGAGGCACTGTGTCCAGTCCCAAGAAGGCGGAAGACGCCAAGGCGGACGCACCCGCCAAGAAGAAGGCGGACAACCAGGCCTCGTCCCACACGCTTCTGGAAGGGCGGCTCGGCTACAAGGTCGAGTCCGCCCTTCTGGTGCGCGCGCTGACCCACCGTTCCTACGCGTACGAGAACGGCGGTCTGCCGACGAACGAGCGGCTGGAGTTCCTCGGGGACTCCGTGCTCGGCCTCGTCGTCACGGACACGCTGTACCGCACCCACCCCGACCTGCCCGAGGGCCAGCTGGCCAAGCTGCGGGCCGCGGTGGTCAACTCGCGCGCGCTGGCGGAGGTCGGCCGCGGGCTCGACCTGGGCTCCTTCATCCGGCTCGGCCGCGGTGAAGAGGGCACGGGCGGCCGGGACAAGGCGTCCATCCTCGCCGACACCCTGGAAGCGGTGATCGGCGCGGTCTATCTCGACCAGGGCCTCGACTCGGCGTCCGAGCTGGTGCACCGGCTCTTCGACCCGCTGATCGAGAAGTCCTCCAACCTCGGCGCCGGCCTGGACTGGAAGACCTCCCTCCAGGAGCTGACCGCGACCGAAGGACTCGGCGTGCCCGAGTACCTGGTCACGGAGACCGGCCCCGACCACGAGAAGACCTTCACTGCTGCCGCCCGCGTCGGAGGCGTCTCGTACGGCACCGGCACCGGCCGCAGCAAGAAGGAGGCGGAGCAGCAGGCCGCCGAGTCCGCCTGGCGGGCCATCAAGGCCGCCGCGGACGAGCGCGCCAAGGCGGCCAGGGAGGCCCAGGAGGCCGACGAGGCCGCCAAGGAGGCCGTCAAGGACGGCGAGTCGTCGTCCGCTCCCGCCTGA
- a CDS encoding AAA family ATPase, with translation MHLKALTLRGFKSFASATTLRFEPGITCVVGPNGSGKSNVVDALSWVMGEQGAKSLRGGKMEDVIFAGTTGRPPLGRAEVSLTIDNSDGALPIEYAEVTITRIMFRNGGSEYQINGDTCRLLDIQELLSDSGIGREMHVIVGQGQLDSVLHADPMGRRAFIEEAAGVLKHRKRKEKALRKLDAMQANLARVQDLTDELRRQLKPLGRQAAVARRAAVIQADLRDARLRLLADDLVRLREALKAEIADEAALKERKEAAEQELKKALQREALLEDEVRQLSPRLQRAQQTWYELSQLAERVRGTISLADARVKSATSAPVDERRGRDPEDLEREAARIREQEAELEAALEAAQRALDDTVAHRAELERELAAEERRLKDVARAIADRREGLARLSGQVNAARSRAASAQAEIDRLATARDEAQERAARAQEEYETLKAEVDGLDAGDADLAERHEAAKRRLAEADTALSAAREALTTAERTRAATQARHEALALGLRRKDGTGVLLDARDRLTGILGPAAELLTVTPGYEVPLAAAFGAAADAIAVSSPAAAAEAIRLLRKQDAGRAALLLARPTPTRAPAPADGDRAPEGGAGNGALSHDAPAADNGDRAPEGGAGNGALSHDASAPAEPTATPLPGLRFAADLVQGPAHLLPAARRLLQGIVVVGTLEDAEDLVATHPHLTAVTAEGDLLGAHFAHGGSAGAPSLLEVQASVDEAAAELAELAVRCDALADEQRAAAERRAEAAALVEELAERRRAADREKSAVAQQLGRLAGQARGAAGEAERSAAAAARAQEALEKAVQEAEELAERLAVAEEMPVEEEPDTSVRDRLAADGANARQTEMEARLQVRTHEERVKGLAGRADALDRAARAEREARVRAEQRRARLRHEAAVAEAVASGARQLLAHIEVSLARAERERAAAEAAKARREQELAAARAQGRDLKAELDKLTDSVHRGEVLGAEKRLRIEQLETKALEELGVEPEGLVAEYGPHQLVPPSPPAEGEVLPDDPEHPRNQPKPFHRAEQERRLKAAERAYQQLGKVNPLALEEFAALEERHKFLSEQLEDLKKTRADLLQVVKEVDERVEQVFTEAYRDTAREFEGVFSRLFPGGEGRLVLTDPGNMLTTGVDVEARPPGKKVKRLSLLSGGERSLTAVALLVSIFKARPSPFYVMDEVEAALDDTNLQRLIRIMQELQETSQLIVITHQKRTMEVADALYGVSMQGDGVSKVISQRLR, from the coding sequence GTGCACCTCAAGGCCCTGACCCTCCGCGGGTTCAAGTCGTTCGCCTCGGCGACCACGCTCCGGTTCGAACCGGGGATCACGTGTGTCGTCGGCCCGAACGGCTCGGGCAAGTCCAACGTCGTGGACGCGCTCAGCTGGGTCATGGGCGAGCAGGGCGCCAAGTCGCTGCGCGGCGGCAAGATGGAGGACGTCATCTTCGCCGGCACCACCGGCCGCCCCCCGCTGGGCCGCGCCGAGGTGTCCCTGACCATCGACAACTCCGACGGCGCGCTGCCCATCGAGTACGCCGAGGTCACCATCACGCGGATCATGTTCCGCAACGGCGGCAGCGAGTACCAGATCAACGGCGACACCTGCCGCCTCCTCGACATCCAGGAACTCCTGTCCGACTCCGGCATCGGCCGGGAGATGCACGTCATCGTGGGCCAGGGCCAGCTGGACTCCGTCCTGCACGCCGACCCCATGGGCCGCCGCGCCTTCATCGAGGAGGCCGCCGGCGTCCTCAAGCACCGCAAGCGCAAGGAGAAGGCGCTGCGCAAGCTGGACGCGATGCAGGCCAACCTCGCGCGCGTGCAGGACCTCACCGACGAACTGCGCCGCCAGCTCAAGCCGCTCGGCCGCCAGGCCGCGGTCGCCCGCCGGGCCGCCGTCATCCAGGCGGACCTGCGGGACGCCCGCCTGCGCCTGCTCGCCGACGACCTCGTACGCCTGCGGGAGGCCCTCAAGGCCGAGATCGCCGACGAGGCCGCCCTGAAGGAGCGCAAGGAGGCCGCCGAGCAGGAGCTGAAGAAGGCCCTGCAGCGCGAGGCCCTCCTGGAGGACGAGGTACGGCAGCTCTCGCCCCGCCTCCAGCGCGCCCAGCAGACCTGGTACGAGCTGTCCCAGCTGGCCGAGCGCGTCCGCGGCACCATCTCGCTCGCCGACGCGCGGGTGAAGAGCGCCACCTCCGCTCCGGTGGACGAACGCCGTGGCCGCGACCCCGAGGATCTGGAGCGCGAGGCCGCCCGCATCCGCGAGCAGGAGGCCGAGCTGGAGGCGGCCCTGGAGGCGGCACAGCGCGCCCTCGACGACACCGTCGCCCACCGGGCCGAACTGGAGCGGGAGCTGGCGGCCGAGGAACGCCGCCTGAAGGACGTCGCCCGCGCCATCGCCGACCGCCGCGAGGGCCTGGCCCGGCTGTCCGGGCAGGTCAACGCGGCCCGCTCCCGCGCGGCTTCGGCCCAGGCCGAGATCGACCGCCTGGCCACGGCCCGGGACGAGGCCCAGGAGCGCGCCGCGCGGGCCCAGGAGGAGTACGAGACCCTGAAGGCCGAGGTCGACGGCCTCGACGCGGGCGACGCGGACCTGGCCGAACGCCACGAGGCGGCCAAGCGCCGGCTCGCCGAGGCGGACACCGCCCTGAGCGCCGCCCGCGAGGCCCTCACCACGGCCGAACGCACCCGCGCCGCCACCCAGGCCCGCCACGAGGCACTGGCCCTCGGCCTGCGCCGCAAGGACGGCACCGGCGTACTCCTCGACGCCCGCGACCGCCTCACCGGAATCCTGGGCCCGGCGGCGGAACTCCTCACGGTCACCCCGGGCTACGAGGTTCCCCTGGCAGCCGCTTTCGGCGCGGCCGCGGACGCCATCGCCGTCTCGAGCCCGGCAGCGGCAGCGGAGGCCATCCGCCTGCTCCGCAAACAGGACGCGGGCCGCGCAGCCCTCCTGCTGGCACGCCCCACACCCACCCGAGCACCCGCACCCGCCGACGGCGACCGGGCCCCCGAAGGGGGCGCGGGGAACGGCGCGCTCAGCCACGACGCACCCGCAGCCGACAACGGCGATCGGGCCCCGGAAGGGGGCGCGGGGAACGGCGCGCTCAGCCACGACGCTTCCGCACCCGCCGAACCGACTGCCACCCCCCTCCCCGGACTGCGCTTCGCCGCCGACCTGGTCCAGGGCCCCGCCCACCTCCTCCCCGCCGCCCGCCGCCTCCTGCAAGGAATCGTGGTGGTCGGCACCCTCGAAGACGCCGAAGACCTCGTCGCCACCCACCCGCACCTCACCGCCGTCACCGCCGAAGGCGACCTCCTCGGCGCCCACTTCGCCCACGGCGGCTCCGCCGGCGCCCCCAGCCTGCTGGAGGTGCAGGCCTCCGTCGACGAGGCCGCGGCCGAGCTCGCGGAGCTGGCGGTGCGCTGCGACGCACTGGCCGACGAGCAGCGCGCGGCGGCCGAACGGCGTGCCGAGGCCGCCGCCCTCGTCGAAGAGCTCGCGGAGCGGCGCCGGGCCGCCGACCGGGAGAAGTCGGCCGTGGCCCAGCAGCTCGGCCGGCTCGCCGGCCAGGCGCGCGGCGCCGCCGGGGAGGCCGAGCGGTCGGCCGCCGCCGCGGCACGTGCCCAGGAGGCCCTGGAGAAGGCCGTACAGGAGGCCGAGGAGCTGGCCGAACGGCTGGCCGTCGCCGAGGAGATGCCGGTGGAGGAGGAGCCGGACACCTCCGTGCGCGACCGGCTCGCCGCCGACGGCGCCAACGCCCGGCAGACCGAGATGGAGGCCCGGCTCCAGGTCCGTACGCACGAGGAGCGGGTGAAGGGGCTCGCCGGGCGCGCCGACGCGCTGGACCGGGCCGCCCGCGCGGAACGCGAGGCACGCGTGCGTGCCGAGCAGCGCCGCGCCCGACTGCGGCACGAGGCGGCCGTCGCGGAGGCCGTCGCCTCGGGCGCCCGGCAGCTGCTCGCGCACATCGAGGTCTCCCTCGCCCGCGCCGAGCGGGAGCGCGCCGCCGCCGAGGCCGCGAAGGCCCGCCGGGAACAGGAGCTGGCCGCCGCCCGGGCCCAGGGCCGCGACCTCAAGGCCGAGCTGGACAAGCTCACCGACTCCGTCCACCGCGGCGAGGTGCTCGGCGCCGAGAAGCGGCTGCGCATAGAGCAGCTGGAGACCAAGGCGCTGGAGGAACTGGGCGTCGAGCCGGAGGGGCTGGTGGCCGAGTACGGCCCGCACCAGCTCGTACCGCCCTCGCCCCCCGCCGAGGGCGAGGTCCTGCCGGACGACCCCGAGCACCCCCGCAACCAGCCGAAGCCCTTCCACCGCGCCGAACAGGAGCGGCGGCTCAAGGCCGCCGAGCGCGCCTACCAGCAGCTCGGCAAGGTCAACCCGCTGGCGCTGGAGGAGTTCGCGGCGCTGGAGGAGCGGCACAAGTTCCTCAGCGAGCAGCTGGAGGACCTGAAGAAGACCCGCGCCGACCTGCTGCAGGTGGTGAAGGAGGTCGACGAGCGGGTCGAGCAGGTCTTCACCGAGGCCTACCGGGACACCGCCCGCGAGTTCGAGGGCGTCTTCAGCCGCCTCTTCCCGGGCGGCGAGGGCCGGCTCGTGCTCACCGACCCCGGCAACATGCTCACCACCGGCGTGGACGTCGAGGCGCGTCCGCCGGGCAAGAAGGTCAAGCGGCTCAGCCTCCTCTCCGGCGGCGAGCGCTCGCTGACCGCCGTCGCGCTGCTGGTGTCGATCTTCAAGGCCCGGCCGAGCCCCTTCTACGTCATGGACGAGGTCGAGGCTGCCCTGGACGACACCAACCTGCAGCGGCTGATCCGGATCATGCAGGAGCTGCAGGAGACCTCGCAGCTGATCGTGATCACGCACCAGAAGCGCACGATGGAGGTCGCCGACGCGCTCTACGGCGTCTCGATGCAGGGTGACGGGGTGTCAAAGGTCATTTCTCAGCGCCTTCGTTAG